The DNA segment CGGGAAGTCTATCGGGCCCGAACCTCCGGCACTTCGGCACCATTGACCGAAGAAGCTCCGAGAATCGGCGCGCCCGTCGCGGAAGATTCGGGCGGGCGGCACTTCGGCACCGGTGCGCGAACGAGAGCACTGTCCGCAAAGCGCGCGCCGCTGTTCGGTCACACCGGCGGCGGCGCGCTCGACCACCGAGGCCTTCGCCCTACTCCGCAAGAACCGGGATCGGCTCCTTCGGCAGCTTGCGCACACGCGCCCGGCGCTTGCGCCGCTCGGGAATCATCGAGCGCATCTCTTCCAGCTTGCCGAAGCACAGCAGGCGATCTTCGCCCTCGAGCACGACGCCCTTGCGCGGGTTCGGGATGACGGTCGTGCCGCGGTGCAGGGTCAGCACGGTGATGTCGCGCTCCCACAGGCCCGACTCGCCGAGCGTCTTGCCGACGAGGTCGGCGCCCGAGTGGACGAGGAGCTCGGCGACGCCGTACCCCGTCGAGACGGTGAGGCGCTGGCGCACGTCGATCTCGGGGAAGGCGACCTGGTTGGCGATGTGGTCGATGATCGCGCCCGCGACATCCAGCTTCGTGGCCGTCTCGATGCCCTGCAGGCCGGGCGACGAGTTCACCTCCATGACGAGGGGGCCGTCGGCGCCCTCGAGCATGTCGACGCCCGCGACCTTGAGGCCCATGATCTGCGCCGACCGCACGGCCGCCTCTTCGTAGGCGGGCGTGAGCGTCACTGCCTCGACGCTGCCGCCGCGGTGCACGTTCGAGCGGAACTCGTCGCCGCTCGCGACGCGGCGCATGGCCGCGACGACGCGGTCGCCGACGACGAGGGCGCGGATGTCTCGGCCGCGGCTCTCGGCGATGAACT comes from the Agromyces protaetiae genome and includes:
- a CDS encoding RimK family alpha-L-glutamate ligase, whose translation is MKLAILSRAPQAYSTQRLKAAALQRGHQVKVLNTLRFAIDLSTEEPDLQYRGRTLSDYDAVLPRIGSSITYFGTAVVRQFEQMDVYTPNTANGISNARDKLRANQILSRHNIALPPTAFVRNRIDVRPAIESVGGAPVVIKLLEGTQGIGVILAPQVKVAEAIIETLHSTKQNVLIQKFIAESRGRDIRALVVGDRVVAAMRRVASGDEFRSNVHRGGSVEAVTLTPAYEEAAVRSAQIMGLKVAGVDMLEGADGPLVMEVNSSPGLQGIETATKLDVAGAIIDHIANQVAFPEIDVRQRLTVSTGYGVAELLVHSGADLVGKTLGESGLWERDITVLTLHRGTTVIPNPRKGVVLEGEDRLLCFGKLEEMRSMIPERRKRRARVRKLPKEPIPVLAE